Genomic window (Achromobacter sp. B7):
CAGCGGTTTGCCAAAGTAGGCGCGCGACGCGGCCGCGAAGCCATAGGCGCGGTGCCCCAGGTAGATCTGGTTCATGTAGAGCTCAAGGATCTGGTCCTTGGTCAGTTCGTTTTCGATCTTGAACGTGAGCAGCAGCTCGTACAGCTTGCGCGAATACGTCTTTTCGGAAGACAGATAGAAATTGCGCGCCACCTGCATCGTGATCGTGCTGCCGCCTTGCGACTTCGAGCCCTTGACCACGTTGGTCAGTACCGCGCGCGCCACGCCCATCCAGTCGACACCGCCGTGGCTGTAGAAGCGGTCGTCCTCGGCCGCCAGCACGGCCTGGCGCATCACCGGCGGGATTTCATCAAACCGCAGCACGTTGCGGTGTTCTTCGCCGTATTCGCCGATCAGGACCTTGTCGGCCGTGTAGATGCGCAGCGGCACGCGCGGCCGGTAGTCGGTCATGGCGTGCAGGTCGGGCAGGCTGGGCCAGGCCAGGGCCAATGCCAGCCCAAGCACGACGGCCCCGCACGCGCCGACGCCGGCCGCGACGATGCCCGTCTTGACCAGGATGCGTTTCCAGGGAAGGCCCGATTTGCCGCCCGGGTTGGCGGAGGATTGCTGGGGGGTGCTCATTGCAGGCGATTCTAGGACAGAACGCTATAGACCGGCCATGGCGTCATAAGGTTTCAGTAACCAAACTTGCCGAAGCCAAGTGGGGGGCGTGTGCCGCGGTAGATATAGGGACGGGGTCTAGCATACGCGCGACGCGGCTTGCGTGCGCGAGCGACGGGAATTGCGCTGTGAAATGTATTGCGCGCCGTGACAAACAGCAAGGCCGGTTGCATGCGCCTGTTGTGATTCAGCTTTCGGTAAGGCGCCAGGAGCCCTGTTGATACCGTTGCGGCGGCGCGCCCAACGCGCGGTGGAACATGGCGCTGAACGCGCTGATGCTGCGGTATCCCAGGTCGGCCGCGATGCGGGCAACGGGCACGCCTTCCGACAAGCGGCAGACCGCGTCGGCCAGGCGCACCTGTTGTACCCATTGCCGGTAATTCAGGCCCAGTTCGGCCTGGAACAGCCGGATCAGCGTGCGCGCGCTGGCGCCGACCTCGTTGCCCCAGGCTTCCATGCCGCGTTGCAGGCCGGGCTGGTCCAGGATGGCCGCGCAGATGGTCTGCAAGCGGCGGTCTCGCGGCCAGGGGATTTGTATGGGCAGCACGCGCGCGGCCGCTAGTTCAGACAGGATCAACGCGGCGATCTGCTCGGCCCGGCCCCCCAGCGGGTAGTCGATGGGCTCGGCCGTCAGTGCCAGGATCAGTTCGCGCAGCAGGCCGCTCACTTCCACCACCTGGGGTTGCCGCCAGTAGCCGGCGGCGGCATCGGCCTGAATGTAAAGCGAGCGCATCGACACGGCGCCCACCATGTCCACCCCATGAGGCACGCCGGCCGGCACCCACAAGGCGCGCAGCGGCGGCAGCGCCCAGAAACCGCTGGGCGTCGTGACCCGCATCACGCCCTCGGCCGCGTAGATCAGCTGCGCGCGGGGATGCGAGTGCGCGCCCGTTTGCGCCCCCGCGCGAAATTCCTTGGCCATCGCGGTGACGACGCGCGGGCGGTCCTGGTAGTCCTGCGCGTTGATGCTGCGGGCGGGGTCGGGCGGGGCAAGACGGGTGGCCATGATGTCACTTCCAACCAAAGGATGAGGCCGCGACGGCGGGCAGGGTGGCGCTATTTTGTCACTTGGTCGATGAAAATTGGCAGATCTTCGCAGCGGCCGGTTTCTACACTGATGGCTGGCTTTGGCTGTCAGCCAAACACAACCCCATCGCAAAAGCCGCCCATGACCCCCGCCCAAAATCCCGTTGCCGGCATGTCGGACGCCATGGCGCCCGCGCCCGCTGCGCAGGCGACCGCCGCCCCGTCCAGCACCCCATCCACCCCCCCATCCACCGCCTATAAAGTGCTGGGCGCGATCAGCGTGGCGCATTTGATGAACGACATGATCCAGTCGATCCTGTTGGCCATCTACCCCATGTTGAAGGATTCGTTCAGCCTGTCCTTCGCACAGATCGGGCTGATCACCTTGGTCTATCAGTTGGCGGCCTCGCTGCTGCAACCCTTCATCGGCCTGTACACCGACCGCCATCCCAAGCCCTATTCGCTGCCTGTGGGAATGAGCTTCACGCTGGCTGGGCTATTGCTGCTGTCGGTGGCGCCGTCGTTCGGCTGGCTGCTGGTGGCCGCCGTGCTGGTCGGCACGGGGTCGTCGGTGTTCCACCCGGAATCGTCGCGGGTGGCGCGCATGGCCTCGGGCGGCCGGCACGGCTTGGCGCAGTCGCTGTTCCAGGTGGGGGGCAACGTGGGGTCGGCGCTGGGGCCGCTGCTGGCGGCGCTGTTCATCATTCCGCACGGCCAGCGCAGCGTGGCCTGGTTTGCCTTCGCGGCACTATTCGGCATCGTGGTGCTGATCGGTATCGGCCGTTGGTACAGCGCCAACCGCGTCATGTTCAAGCCGCGCGCGCGCACGGCGGGCGCCGGCAATGGGCTGTCGCGCAATCGGGTGATCGGTGCGCTGGCGGTGCTGGGCGTGCTGATATTTTCCAAGTACTTCTATCTGGCCAGCCTGAACAGCTATTTCACTTTCTACCTGATCGACAAGTTCGGTTTGTCGGTGCGCGAGGCGCAGCTGTACCTGTTCCTGTTCCTGGCCGCAGTCGCGGTGGGCACGGTGGTGGGCGGGCCGGTGGGCGACCGCATCGGCCGCAAGATCGTCATCTGGGTGTCGATCCTGGGCGTAGCGCCCTTCACCTTGCTGCTGCCCCACGCCAATCTGTTCTGGACGGCGGCGCTGGTGGTGGTGATCGGCATGGTGCTGGCGTCGGCGTTTTCGGCCATCGTCGTCTACGCGCAGGAATTGGTGCCGGGCAAGGTGGGCATGATTGCCGGGCTGTTCTTCGGCTTTGCCTTCGGCATGGGCGGGGTGGGGGCGGCCGCGCTGGGCAAGCTGGCCGACGCCACCAGCATTGGCTATGTGTACCAGGTGTGCGCGTATCTGCCGCTGTTGGGCGTGGTGGCAATCTTGCTGCCTAACGTGGAAAAGCCGCGCTGATGCAGTCCCGCGTTGATTCCCTACGCCAAACCAGCACGGATCTTCGGACGACGGGGTAGTGCTTTTGGCCGACTGGCGGGGGCGAACCACAATAATTAATCTAGGGTTTGCCCTTCGTTCCTTTCGATTGTCAGTTACCTGAAAGGTTTAACTGTCAAATACTGCAAACGGGTGAACCGGGCGCTCCTGGCTTGGCGTATTCTTCTGGACATGCCGCGCTATCGTCTTGGCGCGGGAGGTAAAGGTTCAGGACAACGTCGCGCCCTCGCTTCGGCGGATCGCCGTCACGCGGGGCGGCGGCTTTTCGTCCTTCTGGTAACAAAAAGCATCAAGCATGCTGACGTGTAACGCGTATCCATCCATGAACCCAGTGCAACGGCAGGTCTGAACCGACGGCATTTGTTCCCAAGGCGCGGCCGGCAAAAAACCATGACGACTTCTTTGTTCTTCCTGATGTGGGCGCTGGCCACGGCCTTGGCGCTACCGTTGTTGCTGCCGTTCCAGTCGCGCGGGGTCAAGGGCGTGCGTGCGTTCATCGCCGCCAACACGCTGGCCGTGCTGGCGCTGCTGGCCTTCGCCGCCGCCAAGCTTGTGCCGCCGGGCGCCTACATCATGGCGTCGAACGCGGCTTGGGTATGCGCAATCAGCCTGGTGTATGTGGGCGTGCGCCAGTTCTTCGGGCTGCGGCCGCATATCGCGCGCACGTCCGGCGTCACGGCGGCGGGTGTGCTGGCCTTTGCGCTGCTGCTGTATGGCGCGGACCACCTGCCAGAACGCATGCTGCTCAATTCCGGCTTTACCTGCATCAGCGCGCTGCTGACCGGGCGGGTCATCTACCAGCAGCGCGCAAAGATCCGCACTCCCGGCGTGATGCTGTATCTGATGCTGGCCATATTCGGGCTGGCGGCGCTGCACGCAACGCGGGTGGTGGTCTATGGGTTCGGTTTCGTGAAGCCCGTGTCCTTGCTTGAACCGTCATCCTGGGGGCTGTTCTTCATTGTGTGCGGTTCGGTGACGGTGCCGGCGCTGTTCCTGGCGTTGCTGCTGCTGGTGCAGACGTGGCTATCCGAGCAGATGCAGGCGGCCCTGACGTTCGACAGCCTGACGCACGCCTATTCCCGCCGCAGCATCCTGGATGAACTGGAACGCGAGTTGCAGCGCTGTAGCCGCTCCGGCGGTCCGCTGGCCGTGCTGGTGCTGGACATCGACCATTTCAAATCCATCAACGACCGCTACGGCCATGCGGCGGGCGACACCGCGCTGCGCCATTTCGCCAAGGTCGCGCAGCACGCCGTGCGCGGCGCCGACCGCTTCGGCCGCCTGGGCGGCGAGGAGTTCGTGCTGTTGATGGTGGACTGCGACCCGGCGCGGGCGCTGGTGCACGCGCAGCGCGTCTGCGATGCACTGCGCGATACGCCGCTTTACCTGCAAGGGGTGGAAGTGCCCATGACCGCCAGCGGTGGTCTGGCCACGTACCAGCCCGGCGATAGCGCCGATGTGATCCTGGCGCGCGCCGACGTGGCGCTATACCGCGCCAAGGAGCAAGGGCGCGACCGGGTGGAAATGGCGTTTGGCGCGCGCGGCGCGGGCCGCGTGCACGTGGGCGGGCTGGCCGGCATGGCGCCAGCGGCGAACGCGCCGCTGGTGACTCATGAAGGCGCGGGGAACTAAGGCTTGAGGTGTTCCGTCAGGAACTTTTCCATCGCTTCGTAGAACTCGAACTTGTTCTCGTCGTTGTGGAAACCGTGGCCTTCGTTGTCCTTGACCATGTATTCCACTTCAACCCCGCGCGCCTTCAACGCCGCCACCATCTGGTCGCTTTCGTCTTTGGCCACGCGCGGGTCCTTGGCGCCTTGTGCAACGAACAGCGGCGTCTTGATCTTGTCCGCGTGCAGCGCGGGCGAGGTCGCGGCCAGCCGGTCCTTATCGCGTTCGGGGTGGCCGACCATGTCCTGCATCTTGTCCAGCATTGGCTTCCAGTACGGCGGAATGGACTTCATGAACGTGAACAGATTGGACACGCCCACGTAGTCCACGGCCGCCGCGTACAAGTCCGGCGTGAACGTCACGCCAGCCAGCGTGGCGTAGCCGCCGTAGCTGGCGCCATAGATGCCGATACGCTTGGGGTCGGCGATGCCTTGCTTGACCAGCCACTGAACGCCATCGGTGATGTCGTCCTGCATTTTCAGGCCCCATTGCCCGAAGCCGGCTTCCCAGAACGCGCGGCCATAACCCGTCGAACCCCGGAAGTTCATTTGCAGCACGCAGAAACCGCGGTTGGCCAGGAATTGCGTTTCGGGGTTGTAGCCCCAGCCGTCGCGTGCCCACGGCCCGCCGTGCGGGTTGACGATGCAAGGCAGGTTCTTGGGATCGCGGCCGGCGGGAAGCGTCAGGTAGCCGTGAATGGTCAGGCCGTCGCGGCTTTGGTAGCTGATGGGCCGCACTTGCGACATGTCGGCTTCCGGAATGGCCGGGTTGATGTCGGCCAGCTTGGTCAGCGTGTCGGTGTTGGCGTCGTACAAGTAGCGCGAGCCCGGCGTGCGGTCGTTGTAGGCCGCCACGATGAACACGGTTTCGTCGCGGTTGGACCCTTGCAGGGCGATGTCATAGCCCTTGAGCTTGTCGGACAGTTTCTTGAACAGCGCTTCGGACTGCGCGTCGAAGAACTTGTATTGCGGCTTGTCGGTCTGGTAGGCGGCCAGCGTCAGCACGCGGCGCTTGCGTGAGTAGCCCGCGCCGTCCAGGTCGACGGTGTCGGGCGTGAAGATCTCTTCTTCGACATCCGGTTGTGCCGGGTCGATGACCACCAGCGACAGCTTGTCGCGGCCACGGTTGCTCAGGGCGTAGATCTTCTTGTCGTCGAACGTGAAGAACGACGGGCTGACGTTGGTGCGGTAATCGGTGGTGATCAGCGGGCGGAAGTCGGACGCTTCGTTGTCGCGGTAGAGCAGGGTGGTGTTCAGGCCGTCGCTGGTGACGGCGGCGCGCACCTTGCCCGCATGGTCGGTCTGCCAGCCCACGATGTTGCCCGGGTTCTGCGCCACCAGCACGGCGGCGCCGGTGTGGACGTTGACGCGGTAGACGTCAAAGACCTCGGGGTTGCGTTGGTTGTGGCTGATCAGGACGTGGTCGGGGTCGTCTTCAAGATCGTCTTCGATGCTGGCGCGCGCGCCTTCATAGGGCGTCAGGTCGGTGATCTTGCCCGTCTTGGCGTTCACGGCCAGTACGTGGAAGTTCTCGTCGCCGCCAAAGTCCTTCTGATAGAGCACCACGTCGGCGCCCTTCCAGAAGTAGTTGGAGATATCGCGCGCGGTTTCGCTGGTCAGTTGGCGGGGTTCGCCCACCAGCTGGCTGCCTTGCAGCGGCTGCACGTAAATGTTCATGCGGGCCGGGTTGCCGTCCACGCTGGTGGGCTGCATGAAGGCCAGGGTGCGGCCGTCGTCGGCCAGGCGGAAGAAGCCGCGTTCCGGGTTGCGGAAAAAGTCCTTCAGGGGATAGGCGCGGGGCGGGGGCTGGGTGGCGCAGGCGCCCAGCGTGGTGCCGACGATACTGGCGGCCAGAATGGTGCGCGTCATGAAGGAAAACAAGGCAGGACCTCCGCGATTTCAATGCGGTCGATAATGCCATAGTCGCGCGGGCGGTGTCGAACCGACCCCACTTATGCCGCCGTGCCGTTTGCGGGATAATCGCGGCAATTCATCTGGAGAATTACATGTACAGGAATCTGGTCGCGGCATCGGCGCTGGCGCTGGGCCTGGCGGGTTGCTCGCTGGGCATCTCGCAGGACAGCGCATCCCCGCACAGCGAATTCAAGGCGCCGGTCGCGTTCAAGGACGCCTACGCCACCGTGATCCGGCAGTCGAACAACTGCCTGCGCAGCACCGACAACGCCTATCGCGTGGTGTCCGACCTGAACGAGGCGGCGCAGTCGGGCGTGGTGCGCGTGCTGGCCCCATATACCGACAACGAAATGTCACGCGTGGACCTCAAGGCCAATGGCCCGGCAAGCACCGACGTGAAGATCGTGATGTGGGGCAAGGGCACCTGGGACGCCGCCGCGATGCGTGCCATGCAGGACGCCATCTACTACAGCATCACGTCGTGCAGCACCTACATGCCGCTGGACCCGCGCCCGCCCGTCAAGCCGTCGCGCGACCTGCCCAACTGAGCGCCGTCGCGCGACCTGCCCGACTCAGCGTCGCGCGCGACCTGTGCAACTAAGCGCCGCGCGCGACCTGTGCAACTTGCGCCGCGCGCGACCTGTGCAACTTGCGGCGCGCGTCACATCCCAAGGGCGGCGCCGTTCAATCGCCGCCCGGGCGGCGGCGGATGATCTTGAAGGTTGCCGTGGCGCGCGCCACCAGTTCGCCGTCGGCGCGTCGGATGTCGCCTTCACAGAAGGCGATGGACGCGCCCCGGCGCAGGCAGCGCGCTTCAATGACCAGGTCGCCCGTGCCGGGAGACAGGAACGTGGTGTTCATGTCGATGGTGGCCATGCCTTCGGTGGCATCGGCGGACCCGCGTGCCGCCGCGCTAAGGGTAAAGTCCAGCACGCTCATCAGCGTGCCGCCGTGCACGTCGCCCCGGCTGTTGGTCAGGTCCTGGCGCCACGGCAGGGTGGTGCGGGCGAATCCCGGCGCAACGCTCTCGGGCACCAGCCCGATGAAGTGCATGAAGGGTATCGTCAGGCCGAAATAGTCAGTGGATGCAGGGGCAGAGGCGGTCATGAGCGTGGGCAAGATGGGTAAGCGGATAGAGCCGGTCATAATATATTTTTTTGCAGTGCCCGCCAGCGTGCAACGGCGACGGGCGCATCGTCTTCACTGGAATGTCTGAACTCTTGCGCAAGATCGTGCATGTGGACATGGACGCGTTCTACGCATCCGTGGAGCAGCGCGACAACCCCGACCTGCGCGGCAAGCCCGTGGTGGTGGCCTGGACCGGGCCGCGCTCGGTCGTCTGCGCGGCGTCCTACGAGGCGCGGCGCTTCGGCATTCATTCGGCCATGTCCGCCATCCGCGCCGAACGCCTGTGCCCGCAAGCCATCTACGTGCCGCCGGACTTCAACCGCTATCGCGAGGTGTCGCGCCAGATCCGGCAGATATTCGGCCGCCATACCGACTTGATCGAACCGCTGTCGCTGGACGAAGCCTATCTGGACGTGACGCATAACAAAGGCGGGCTGCCCTCGGCGACCGAAGTGGCTCAGGTCATCCGCCATCAGATCCGCGAAGAAACCGGCCTGACCGCGTCGGCCGGCATCGCGCCCAACAAATTCCTGGCCAAGATTGCCTCTGACTGGAACAAGCCCGACGGGCAGTTCGTCATCCGGCCCACGAAGGTGCTGGAATTTCTGCAACCGCTGCCAGTGCGCAAAGTGCCGGGAGTGGGCAAGGTGACGCAGGCGCGGCTGGAGCAGTTGGGCATCCACACGGTGGGCGACCTGGCCACGCACAGCCTGGAAGAACTGGCCCACTATTTCGGGCGCTACGGGCGCCGCCTGTACGAGCTGGCGCGCGGTATCGACGATCGCGAAGTGCAAACCGACCAGCCCTTGCAGCAGGTGTCGGCCGAGACCACGTTTTCGGAAGATATCCGGCTGGACGCGTTGGGCGATGCCATCGACCGCATGGCGGGCAAGGTGTGGGACCAGGCGTTGAAGAAAGGCGCGCTGGGGCGCACGGTGGTCCTGAAGTTGAAGACCGACCGGTTTCGCATCCTGACGCGCAGCCAGACCAGCTTGAATCCGCCGGGGTCGGCGGCCGAACTGGCGGCGTTGGCCAGGCTGTTGTGCGAACGGGTGGAACTGCCGCCGGAAACGTTGTACCGGCTGGCAGGAGTCGGGATGAGCAATTTTGCCGATCCCGCCGAGCAGTCGCGCCAGCCCGATTTGTTCGGCGGCACGTTTTAACTGCCCGGCGCCGGGTCAGGCCAGCCGGGCCTTGACCTGTTGCGACAACGCCGTCATGTCGGCGCGGCCGGCCAGCGCCTGCTTGAGCAGCGCCATGACCTTGCCCATCGCGGGCGCGCCCGTCACGCCTTGCGCGGCCACTTCGGCCAGCGCGGCGTCGATGGCGGCGGCCACTTCTTCAGGGCTTGCGGCCTGCGGCAAGAACTCTTGCAGCACCAGCAATTCGGCCTTTTCCTGTTCGGCGGTTTCCGTGCGCCCGGCTTGTTCGAAGGCGGCGATGGATTCGCGCCGTTGCTTGACCTGCTTTTCGATGATGGCGGTGATTTCGGCGTCGTTCAGGTCGCGGCGTTCGTCCACTTCCTTTTGCTTGACGGCGGCCAGCAGGAAACGCAGGGTCGTCAGGCGTTCGGAAGCCTTGGCGCGCATGGCGTCCTTGACGGCATCGGACAGGCGGGTCTTGAGCGTAGCAGTGCTCATATGTGAACCTTTTGGGTGGTGTTGCGGCAATTCGCAAGTGTAAATCGGGCGGGCCCGGATCGGGCCAGCATCTAGCCGGCGTCGGGCCGGCTTCGGCCCGGCTTACTTCACGCGGGCCAGATCCCCGCGCAGCGCCACGCCGGCCACCACGGCGCCCGCGTGGCACTCGTAGTCGGTCTTGCTGCTGGTTTCGTTTTTGCGATAGTAGCTGACGATGTTCGTCACGGCATTCGCGCCGGCCTTCTTGGCGGCTTCATGCAGCGAGATCACCGCCGATTGCGCCGCCCACAGGCACGCTTCCGGGTCTTTCTTGGCAAACGCGTTGGTCTTGCGGTTGGTGACCACGTTGGCTTCCAGCACCTGGCCCTTCGGACCCGTGCCCGCCAGGTAGAACTTGACGCTACCGTCGATCTTGCCGGCGGCCAGGGCGGCGTCGATGGCCGGTTGCAGGGGCAGGAAGACGGTGCGGTCGGCGGCCAGTACCTGGGTCGAGCAGGCCAGCGACAGGGACAGAGCGCCAAAGAGCTTGTGGGTGATCTTCATGAAGTGCGTTTTCCGAGAATGAAAGTTGGGAAGAAGGCAGAAAGAAGGCGAAAAGAAGGTGAAAAGAAGGTGAAAAGAAGGTGAAAAGTCGGTGAAAAAAGGCGAATGGACGGAACAGGTCAATGCCGACCCGGCAAGCCCGGCCAGGCAACGCCCGACGCGGCTCAGGACCAGCGCCGGAAAATCAGTGAGGTGTTGATGCCGCCGAACGCGAAGTTATTGTTCATGACGTATTCGTTGCTCATGCGGCGGCCTTCGCCTTGCAGATAGTCCAGGTCGCCGCAACGCGGATCGATGTTGCGTAGATTCAGCGTGGGCGCGTACCAGTCGCGGTTCAACATCTCGATGCTGAACCACGACTCCAGCACGCCGCAGGCGCCCAGCGTGTGGCCCAGATAGCTTTTCTGCGTGCTGATCGGCATGCGCGCGCCAAACAGCGCGTGCGTGGCCTGCGTTTCAGCGATATCGCCTTGTTCGGTCGCGGTGCCGTGGCCGTTCACGTAGCCGATGGCTTCCGGCGGCAGGCCGGCGTCCGCCAGCGCCATCTGCATGGCGACGCGCATGGTGGCCGCCTCGGGCCGCGTGATATGCGTGCCGTCCGAGTTGCTGCCGAATCCCACCACTTCCGCATGGATGTGCGCCCCGCGCGCCAGTGCATGGTCCAGCGATTCCAGCACCAGCATGCCGCTGCCTTCGCCGATGACCAGGCCGTCGCGGTCGCGGTCGTAAGGGCGCGGCGTCAGTTCCGGCGTGTCGTTCTGCTGGCTGGTGGCATACAGCGCGTCAAACACCAGCGCTTCGCTGGCGCACAGTTCTTCCGCGCCGCCGGCCAGCATCATGTCCTGGCGGCCATAGCGGATGGCCTCGTAGGCGTAGCCGATGCCCTGGCTGCCCGAGGTGCAGGCGCTGGAGGTCGGAATGATGCGGCCCTTCAGCTCGAAGAAGATGCCCACGTTGGCCGCCGTGGTGTGCGGCATCATGCGCACATAGGAATTGGCGTTCAGGTCGTCGGTGACGCCGTTCAGCAGCATGTTGCCGAACGCGCGGATCTCGGCGGTGCTGCCCACCGACGACCCGCACGCCACGCCCATGCGGCCATCGGTGATGCTGGGCTCGCCCAGCAACGACGCATCGGCCAGCGCCAACTCGGCGGCGCGCACGGCCAGTTGCGACACGCGGCCCATGCTGCGCAATTGCTTGCGCGTCCAGTGCGAGGGCACCTTGAAGTCTTCCACGGGCCCGGCCAGCCGCGTGTTCAGTTCGGCAAAGCGCGCCCAATCCGGCATGGCGCGGATGGCGCTGCGGCCCGATTCGAATGCTTGTTGCACGCTGGCCCAGTCCGAACCCAGCGCGCTGATGCCGGCCATGCCGGTGACCACAACCCGTTTCATCAGCACAACCCTCCGTTGACGGCGATGACCTGGCGCGTGATGTAGGCGGCGCCCGGCGACATCAGGAAGGCCACCGTGGCGGCCACCTCTTCGGGCTTGCCCATGCGCTGGGCCGGCACCGCTTTCAGAATTTCTTCCACGGGCACGTGCTCGTCGATCATGTCGGTATCGATCAGGCCCGGCGCCACGCAGTTCACGGTGATCTGGCGCTTGGCCAGTTCAACGGCCAGCGCTTTGGCCGCCCCGATCAGCCCCGCCTTGGACGCGCTGTAGTTGACCTGGCCACGGTTGCCCACCAGCCCGGACACCGACGCCATGCAGACCACGCGGCCCGGCGCGCGGCGCCGGATCATGGGCATGGCCAGCGGGCTCAGCACGTTGTAGAAGCCGTCCAGGTTGGTGCGCATCACCTGGTCCCAGTCGTCGGCCGTCAAGGCCGGGAAGGCGCCGTCGCGTGTCAGTCCGGCGTTGAGCACCACGCCGTAATACGCGCCGTGCGCTTCTACGTCCGCTTGCAGCACGGTCGCGCACTGTGCACGGTCGGACACGTCGAATTGCAGCACGCGCGCCTGGCGGCCGCGCGCGATGACCTCTGCCTGCACGGCCTCGGCCTGTTCGCGTTGCTGGCGGCAGTGCAGGACAAGAGCGTGGCCGGCGTCGGCCAGTGCCAAGGCAATGGCGCGGCCGATGCCACGGCTTGATCCGGTTACAAGAATGGGGGCTGCGTTCATGTCAGGGAAGCTTCCTGGGTAAATTCGTCGGGGTCCTTGGGCTGATAGACGTTCAGCCGGGCGTGGGCCAGCAGGCGGGATTCGTCGCGCAGCTCGCATTCGAAGACGCTCATGCCGCTGGCATCGATCAAGCCGCGTTGGACATGGATTGTCAGGGCCGCGCCGGCGGGCAGGGTGTCCGCGTGGCAGTCATAGCGCCGGGTGCCAAGCAGGAATCCCAGCTTGACCGGGGCGTCGGC
Coding sequences:
- the fabG gene encoding 3-oxoacyl-ACP reductase FabG — protein: MNAAPILVTGSSRGIGRAIALALADAGHALVLHCRQQREQAEAVQAEVIARGRQARVLQFDVSDRAQCATVLQADVEAHGAYYGVVLNAGLTRDGAFPALTADDWDQVMRTNLDGFYNVLSPLAMPMIRRRAPGRVVCMASVSGLVGNRGQVNYSASKAGLIGAAKALAVELAKRQITVNCVAPGLIDTDMIDEHVPVEEILKAVPAQRMGKPEEVAATVAFLMSPGAAYITRQVIAVNGGLC
- a CDS encoding hotdog family protein, whose amino-acid sequence is MKACPWPVAALLPHAGNMILIDAVQGYDADSLSARTVIKPGPYSLPDGSLPPWLGMELMAQAVGAWAGCQAREADAPVKLGFLLGTRRYDCHADTLPAGAALTIHVQRGLIDASGMSVFECELRDESRLLAHARLNVYQPKDPDEFTQEASLT